In Nocardia sp. NBC_00403, the DNA window CGTCCGATGCGGATCGCGTCCTGCTCGTCGAGCGCGTAGTAGTCCGCGAGACCCGAGACCCGCGCGTGCATGTCCGCGCCGCCGAGCGACTCGTCATCGGACTCCTCACCGGTGGCCATCTTGACCAGCGGCGGCCCGCCGAGGAACACCTTGGAGCGCTCCTTGATCATCACCACGTGGTCGGACATGCCGGGGATGTAGGCGCCACCGGCGGTCGAGTTTCCGAAAACCAGTGCAATGGTGGGGATACCCGCGGCAGAGGCCTGGGTGAGGTCGCGGAACATCCGGCCGCCGGGCACGAAGACTTCCTTCTGCGTCGGCAGGTCTGCGCCACCGGATTCGACCAGCGAGATCACCGGCAGCCGGTTCTCGCGCACGATGTCGTTGATGCGCAACGTCTTTCGCAGCGTCCACGGATTGGAGGTGCCGCCGCGCACGGTCGGGTCGGGCGCGACGATCATGCACTCGACACCCTCGACGATGCCGATGCCGGCGATAGTGCTCGCGCCGACGTGGAATTCGCTGCCCCATCCGGCGAGCGCACACAGCTCCAGGAACGGGGAGTCCTCATCGAGGAGCAGCTCGATGCGTTCGCGCGCGGTCATCTTGCCGCGCTTACGATGCCTGGCCAGCTTGTCCGGGCCGCCGCCGGCGATCGCCTTGGCGAACTCGGCCTCCACCTCGGTGAGCTTGGCGGTCATCGCCTCGGCGGCCGCCGTGTACTCCGGCGATCCGGTGTCGAGGGTGGTGCGTAGTGTCGTCAAGACTGGTACCCCAATCGTTTCGCCGCCAGACCGGTCAGGATTTCGGTGGTGCCGCCGCCGATGCCGATGATGCGGATATCGCGGTACTGACGTTCCACCTCGGATTCGCGCATGTAGCCCAGCCCACCGAACAGCTGCACGGCTTGGTTGGCCACCCACTCGCCCGCCTCGACGGCGGTGTTCTTGGCGAAGCACACCTCGGCGATCAGATCGGTTTCGCCGTTCGCGCTGCGCTGGGCCACATCTCGGGTGTAGACCCTGGCCACGTCGATGCGGCGCGCCATTTCGGTCACCGTGTTCTGCACCGACTGCCTGCTGATCAGCGGGCGGCCGAAGGTCTCCCGGTTGCGCACCCATTCCAGGGTGAGGTCCAAGCAGCGCTGGGCCTGCGAATATGCCTGCACCGCAAGGCCGACGCGCTCGCTGACGAACGCACCCGCGATCTGATAGAAGCCGGAGTTCTCGGCGCCGACCAGATTCTCCACCGGCACCCGCACATCCACGTAGGACAGCTCAGCGGTGTCGGAGGCGAGCCAGCCCATCTTCTCCAGCTTGCGGCTGACCGTGAACCCCGGTGTGCCCTTCTCCACCACGAGCAGTGAAATCCCAGCGGCGCCAGGGCCACCCGTGCGCACCGCGGTGACAACGAAGTCGGCGCGGACGCCCGAAGTGATGTAGGTCTTCGCGCCGTTGACGATGTAGTGGTCGCCGTCGCGGCGTGCGGTGGTGGTGAGGTGGCCGACGTCGGAGCCGCCGCCCGGCTCGGTGATGGCAAGCGAGCCGATCTTCGCCCCGGCCAGCGTCGGGCGCGCGAAGCGTTCGATCAGGTCTTCGTTACCGGAGGCGACGATGTGCGGTACCGCGATGCCGCAGGTGAACAGCGAGGCGAACAGGCCGCCGGAACCGCCGGCCTGGTGCAACTCCTCGCAGACGATCATCGCGTCGATGCCGTCACCGCCGGAACCGCCCACGGATTCGGGGAATTGGATGCCGAGCAGGCCGAGCTCGCCCGCCTTCTGGTGCAATTCGCGCGGGATCTCGCCGTTGCGCTCCCAGTCGTCGAGATACGGGAGGACCTCGCGCTCGGCGAAACCGCGTACGGTGGCGCGCAATTCGCGCCGCTCGGGGGTGTTCCACGGGCTCACGGCAGCACTCACAGCCCCGTCACCTCCCGCTTTCTTTCGACGGCTCGAGACGGGTGTGCGCTCGGCGCGTAGTGCTCACTCATGGCAACAGCTCCACTGGGATATCGATATGACGCGAGCGCAGCCATTCGCCGAGCCCCTTGGCCTGCGGGTCGAATCGGGCCTGGTAGGCCACGCCCTTCCCGAGCAGACCTTCGATGATGAAGTTCACGGCGCGCAGATTCGGCAGTACGTGCCGGGTGACGGTCAGCGCGGCGGCTTCGGGCAGCAACTCCTTGATCCGCTCCACAGTGAGCGTGTGCACGAGCCACCGCCATTGGTCGTCGGTGCGCACCCAGACGCCGATATTGGCGTTGCCGCCCTTGTCGCCGCTGCGCGCCAGTGCGATCGTGCCGAGTGGTTCCCGGCGGGTTTCGCCGGCGGGCAACGGTTGTGGAAGTTCGGGTTCGGCAACGTCGGCCAGTTCCAGCGTGTCCGACGCGGGCGCGATCTCGACCCGGGTGCCCTCCGGCAGCACCGCCGCGTGCGGCACCTCGGTGGCATCGACGAATCCCGGTGTGTACACCCCGTACGGGGAACCGTTGCCGGGCAGGCTGGTGAAGCTGGTGCCCGGGTAGCTGGCCAGCGCCAGCTCGACCGCCACGTTGGAGAAGCCACGGCCGACCTTGTTGGGGTCGGGATCACGAACCACGCAGCGCAGCAGCGCGCTGGCCTGCTCCTCGGTGTCGGCGTCCGGCCGGTCGAGGCGAGCCAGCGTCCAGCTCAGTTCGGCGGGCCGTACGGGCAGCCAGGACTCCAGCTGGCGTTGCGCCAGTTCGGCTTTCGCCTCGATATCCAGCCCGGTGAGGATGAACTCCATCTCGTTGCGGAAGCCGCCGAGCGTGTTGAGCGAGACCTTGAGCTGCGGCGGTGGCGCTTCACCGGTCACGCCGCTGATCTGCACGCGGTCGGGGCCGGCCTGGTCGAGCCGGATGGTGTCCAGTCGCGCGGTGACATCCGGTCCCGCATAGCGCGCGCCCTGGATCTCGTACATCAGCTGCGCCTCGACGGTATCCACAGTGACCGCGCCGCCGGTGCCGTGATGCTTGGTGATGACGCTGCTGCCGTCCCCGCGCACCTCGGCGATCGGGAACCCCGGGCGGCCGAGATCGGCCAGTTCCTTGAAGAATGCGAAATTGCCG includes these proteins:
- a CDS encoding acyl-CoA dehydrogenase family protein; this encodes MSPWNTPERRELRATVRGFAEREVLPYLDDWERNGEIPRELHQKAGELGLLGIQFPESVGGSGGDGIDAMIVCEELHQAGGSGGLFASLFTCGIAVPHIVASGNEDLIERFARPTLAGAKIGSLAITEPGGGSDVGHLTTTARRDGDHYIVNGAKTYITSGVRADFVVTAVRTGGPGAAGISLLVVEKGTPGFTVSRKLEKMGWLASDTAELSYVDVRVPVENLVGAENSGFYQIAGAFVSERVGLAVQAYSQAQRCLDLTLEWVRNRETFGRPLISRQSVQNTVTEMARRIDVARVYTRDVAQRSANGETDLIAEVCFAKNTAVEAGEWVANQAVQLFGGLGYMRESEVERQYRDIRIIGIGGGTTEILTGLAAKRLGYQS
- a CDS encoding acyclic terpene utilization AtuA family protein, whose translation is MRMLAADSDVIRIGNCSGFYGDRLSAMREMLEGGQLDVLTGDYLAELTMLILGRDRMKDPSLGYAKTFVRQIEDCLGLALERNVQIVTNAGGLNPAGLAAKLRKVAADLGLDAKVAHVEGDDLLGRADELGLGAPLTANAYLGAWGIVECLNAGADIVVTGRVTDASVIVGPAAAHFGWGRTDYDQLAGAVVAGHVIECSTQATGGNFAFFKELADLGRPGFPIAEVRGDGSSVITKHHGTGGAVTVDTVEAQLMYEIQGARYAGPDVTARLDTIRLDQAGPDRVQISGVTGEAPPPQLKVSLNTLGGFRNEMEFILTGLDIEAKAELAQRQLESWLPVRPAELSWTLARLDRPDADTEEQASALLRCVVRDPDPNKVGRGFSNVAVELALASYPGTSFTSLPGNGSPYGVYTPGFVDATEVPHAAVLPEGTRVEIAPASDTLELADVAEPELPQPLPAGETRREPLGTIALARSGDKGGNANIGVWVRTDDQWRWLVHTLTVERIKELLPEAAALTVTRHVLPNLRAVNFIIEGLLGKGVAYQARFDPQAKGLGEWLRSRHIDIPVELLP